aagaaagAACTGTCAGAGTGGATGTGGCTGTGGGCGTGCAGGGGCAGAGCATGAAGGCAAGACGCAAATTAGGTAACTCCCTTCCTTCTCTGCATGCTGAGCTGGAGCCGGGCCCCACCATCGTCCAGGAAGCCAGAGATGCAAATTAGGTAATCACAAGCATCTCAGGTAGAGCTTGTGTGCCATTAAAGATGGCATTATAATGCCATCCATTATAATACTAGAATGACAGAGACACACTCAGACTCATTGCCCACAAAAATATTGCTGCTATGAGTAACTGGCAGACAGTGTTTTTACTTCTGAGGACTGCTTGGGGTGAAATCCCAGCCATGCTGAAGTTCTCAGGCTACTGACTTTCAGCTCCAAAGTTGAAGAATCAGGCTGTTACTTTCACATTTCCTTGCTTAAATCTTTTTACTATGCATATTAAATACTACAGTCCAGGAGCATGTCCCGTCTTTacaatggattttattttttgctttttctttccaaaggcaCATGCTAGGTGCAGCCTCAATTTTTTTCCCGTTAGtatcaattttttaaatattgtgttTTTTCTTACAAAGCAAGTCTGGTTCCTGAGTGCTCCTGGGATCaacatgtttttctctctcattgGAACAATGAGAAATGAGAACAAGCAGCAGGGAACCAAGAGAAGATGGTAACTACTTTAAAATGCCAAGGAAAAAGTAAATTGGTTTTCACAGCTCACTCTAGTCctgcttaaaaatatttaaaagaaagagagaccTTGATTCTTGCAGATACTGAACAGTTTGAAGACTGATTCCTTGTGGCCTCTAGTAAGTGAATTAGAATTTTTTTGTGTGCCCTTCTCTATAATTTATTCTCAAATGATCTTACTGTCTCACACTGCATCGTTCTTGTCAGAAGGATTTAGTGCTGCTCTTCAGTTTTCCTTGCCCTTTAAAAATACTGAGtcgaaaacacaaaaaaaacgtACATTTGTAAAAAGCCTAGCTGAGTAAAAGAACACCGAACAGTAGTTACTGGTATTTGGGTTGGCTGATCAGCTTTTGactgaaaaaacacaaaatcttaCCTTTTCTACAGACATTGTAGCAATCTGTTTCAGTAACAAAGTTATTGGCATTTCCACCACAGCCGGTATATTTGAAGTCCTTACATGTTTTGCTCTTGGGGTCATAGTAATAGCGAGTCACGGAAGAAGAACACAATCCTTCATCCTTTGGGCTATAGCATAAAAAGGGaccagctaaaagaaaaaaaaatgagaaagagagagagagaaaaaaaaaaattaggtaatCTCTATGTTTGGCTTCTTAAAATCCACCCTACAGCAAATTTTGCAGATAAACAGCTCTTGTTCCCACTGAAATGCCATGACTGTTATCAATGACTTCAGAGCCTTACTACACCTTATTCTCTTCAGTTATGAATTCGCAGACAGCAACAGACAGTCCCTAAAATAGTATTACTAGTGCACAAATGAAATTCAGCAGCTTTCCCCATCTGTGGTGCTATACACTTGACAGCTGAGCTATTCAAATAATCTTGACCAAAGTCCAATTCCATATATGTAGGAATATAATAATGATTCCAAAGGAACTACCTCTGTAGATGATAAAGGTAGTATTTTATTTATCCTTTACATGATTTTGACAGCAAGTCCTGTCTATAAATTAATCTCTTgcagcaaaaaatgcaaaactcaCCATTTTCCTCACAAGAATCATGTTACCTTTTCTCTCAGCAAAATTTTACTTTTGTTGCTGGAAACCTTTTACCAATTTATTGCACATGCAAGAaggaaactaaaaataatttagCTTTTGCCTAAGAAAATGTTGCCAATCTGTCATCAGCCAAAAACAACTTGTCTCATTAAGCACTGATAAAGCTTAGGCAGTGGTAGTTCTGCTACATTCTGGTGGCTCCCTCTTCTTCAAAGACAGTATCTTGCACTGGATATTAATCTCATGTTTATGACAATGTTTAGATACAATCCCCTGCTTACaatccctctctctcttctttagGTAGTTCGTACAGACAGGCAGTGAAGAGTCACTTCAGATGAGGCAAAGAACTTTTATCAGGAGTTGAACTGACGAGTGTCAAAAACCCAAGCAACCTAACATCGCTCGCTCAGTCCTGAAATTTAGAAAGGCACCTTCCACTTTATATTGTTTAACTTCCCTGAACATGACAGCCACAATGTCTCATACATCTGCCTCAACACAATGTATGACCTTATTTCCCTTCAGATTATACATGTACAGTTCTTCAGAAGTCAAGAGACTGGTCGGGTGTAGCTGTGGGCATGTTTAAGGCCAGAACATAAATTAACACGGTATTTTTGCTCTTTCAGTAACAGACAGCTGAGACAAGCAACACATGAAAGTCTGCAGACAATATAAACATCTGTTTCATAGAAGTCTTCAGATATACCACTGTGAGGGTATTCAGAGGAAACTATCAAATAAAATATCATCTTCATATCACTTTCAAACcatctattttattaaaaacttgGAACAATCATTACTTTTCTCTGGCAGACAGTGGTCCACACAAGACTGCACGTCTCTGAAGTTGTTGTCGTTTCCATAACAGCCACCATAGATGAACTCCTCACACCTCATCGAGCTCAAGTTAAAGGCATATCTTCTGAGATGACTTCTGCAAGGTCCCCCGTCAGCCTCCATCCGGCATAATTTAGGCACTTCTGCAACAAAAAGAGTTTCGACCTCAGTATAATCCACCCTTCACGCACCCCATACTAAACAACATGGTAGTTTACATCAAGTGCTAATACTCTGGCCATACATGAGGCTCAACTTGTCCAACTGCCTCCGTCCTTTAACAAAGCGGGATAAGGTATACAGGGAGAATCCAACGTGTTATTAATTAGCAGCTAGTTATAATATTAAATTTAAACTTAAAAACTAACAAATAAATCCCCCGTGCCTCCTCTAATACGACTCTCTGTGTAAGCTGGAAAGCAGCGGGGCAGTTACAGCAAGCAGGGTGTAGAAGAGCCCCCCGAGcagcacagcctccccaggcTCTCGcaagccccacggctgcccctcctgccccctgcccgccccgcggggAGGCCAGCGCACCCCACTGCGGGCCGCGGCGCAcgtcgggggcggggggcggcgggagcccgcgggTGCCCCGTCGGCGCTGGACCCCGGGAGCCCGCGGGTGCCCCgtcggcgcggcggggccgggccccggaCTCACTCTTGATGGTCCAGCACCTCTTCTCGCAGTCGTCGAGGGTGAGGAAGTTGTTGGCGTTGCCCAGGCAGCCCCCGTAGGTGAACTCCTGGCAGCTCTGCGTGTACCTGTCGTAGTACCAGCGCGGCACCATGGCGCGGCAGGGGCCGTCGTCGGGGGGCAGCAGGCAGGCGCGCTGCTTCTCTGCGGGAGACACAAGCGCCCGGGGCTGAGGCcaccgccgcggcggccccggccccgcgcagccgccggCGGGGGCCCGCGGAGCGCCCGCTCCTACCTGTGAGGGTGCGCGGGGCCAGGGCCGCGCAggccagcggcagcagcagcgcgggcagtgggaggcggccggcggccatgtcgcggcggcggcgggcggggagggcggtCTGGCAGGCGGCGGGGTCCCGGGAGCGGGCGGTGCTGCCCGGCCCGACGGGAGCGCTTTATATGCGCCGAGACGGCTTGCCGGGCCGCCTCCCTCCTTGCGCATGTGGTGGGAGGAGAAGGTCTGAATCAGCGGGGCCGCAGTCCCCGCTGACCCGGCCGTCACCCGGGCGCGGCAGGCTGCGCGCCCGCGGgagccccccccgccggccccgggtcCGCGGGGCGGCCCCGACGGCCGGTCCCCGTCGGGCTGTGCCGCTGCGTCCCGGCCggagggggctggcggggctccacggccaccccccgccccccccggcacaTTACGGGATGGTGCTCGAAGACCATTTCCTGTTAATCACGGCGAAATCCGGGACGGGACGGCCAGCGAAAGTGCTCTCCGCGCTGCGCCGTGGCCCCGCCGCGGCTGCTGCCCGCCTGGGGCCTCCGGAGACAGGGACGGCAGGACCCCGCGCGCCAGGCCCGGCACCCCTTGGCAGGTCCTAATCA
This Dromaius novaehollandiae isolate bDroNov1 chromosome 2, bDroNov1.hap1, whole genome shotgun sequence DNA region includes the following protein-coding sequences:
- the TFPI2 gene encoding tissue factor pathway inhibitor 2 isoform X2, giving the protein MAAGRLPLPALLLPLACAALAPRTLTEKQRACLLPPDDGPCRAMVPRWYYDRYTQSCQEFTYGGCLGNANNFLTLDDCEKRCWTIKKVPKLCRMEADGGPCRSHLRRYAFNLSSMRCEEFIYGGCYGNDNNFRDVQSCVDHCLPEKTGPFLCYSPKDEGLCSSSVTRYYYDPKSKTCKDFKYTGCGGNANNFVTETDCYNVCRKGCPDNHVLEDCGNRRRPQEFLSIS
- the TFPI2 gene encoding tissue factor pathway inhibitor 2 isoform X3; this translates as MAAGRLPLPALLLPLACAALAPRTLTEKQRACLLPPDDGPCRAMVPRWYYDRYTQSCQEFTYGGCLGNANNFLTLDDCEKRCWTIKKVPKLCRMEADGGPCRSHLRRYAFNLSSMRCEEFIYGGCYGNDNNFRDVQSCVDHCLPEKTGPFLCYSPKDEGLCSSSVTRYYYDPKSKTCKDFKYTGCGGNANNFVTETDCYNVCRKDVEVS
- the TFPI2 gene encoding tissue factor pathway inhibitor 2 isoform X1, whose product is MAAGRLPLPALLLPLACAALAPRTLTEKQRACLLPPDDGPCRAMVPRWYYDRYTQSCQEFTYGGCLGNANNFLTLDDCEKRCWTIKKVPKLCRMEADGGPCRSHLRRYAFNLSSMRCEEFIYGGCYGNDNNFRDVQSCVDHCLPEKTGPFLCYSPKDEGLCSSSVTRYYYDPKSKTCKDFKYTGCGGNANNFVTETDCYNVCRKAGSQKPRINKPTNLPRRKMIRKLIKKPQTYNLKS